A genomic segment from Candidatus Alcyoniella australis encodes:
- a CDS encoding SDR family oxidoreductase: MSIEVDLSGQVALVSGAGRGIGAAIALSLARCGADVALGARSAAQLEAVATQIEALGQRALVVQADLREPEAAESMVQRTQAGLGGPQILVHAAGVERHKATLETSDEDYAAVLDTNLGSCFRLCRAAGRTMIEDSGGSILLIASVGAFVAMPRNAPYHASKAGMVMLAKSLAVEWARHGIRVNALCPGYVQTAMLDSLLGDEQRKERFRKMIPLRRFADPDEIGRLAAVLVSPLSSYITGTAIVADGGISAS; the protein is encoded by the coding sequence GTGAGCATCGAGGTCGACCTTTCCGGACAGGTCGCGCTGGTCAGCGGCGCTGGACGCGGCATCGGCGCTGCCATCGCCCTGAGCCTGGCGCGCTGCGGCGCCGACGTGGCGCTGGGCGCGCGTAGCGCGGCGCAGCTCGAGGCCGTGGCCACGCAGATCGAGGCGCTCGGACAGCGGGCGCTGGTAGTGCAGGCCGACCTGCGCGAGCCCGAGGCCGCCGAATCCATGGTGCAGCGCACCCAGGCGGGTCTGGGCGGTCCGCAGATCCTGGTGCACGCCGCGGGCGTCGAACGCCACAAGGCCACGCTCGAGACCTCGGACGAGGACTACGCCGCGGTGCTCGACACCAACCTGGGGTCGTGCTTCCGGCTTTGCCGCGCCGCGGGTCGGACGATGATCGAGGACAGCGGCGGCAGCATCCTGCTGATCGCCTCGGTGGGCGCGTTCGTGGCCATGCCGCGCAACGCCCCGTACCACGCGAGCAAGGCCGGGATGGTGATGCTCGCTAAGTCCCTGGCCGTGGAGTGGGCGCGCCACGGAATCAGGGTCAACGCCCTGTGCCCAGGCTACGTGCAGACCGCGATGCTCGACTCGCTGCTGGGCGACGAGCAGCGCAAGGAGCGCTTTCGCAAGATGATTCCCCTGCGACGCTTTGCCGATCCCGATGAGATCGGCCGACTGGCGGCCGTGCTCGTCTCTCCGCTGAGCTCGTACATAACCGGCACCGCGATCGTGGCCGACGGTGGAATCAGCGCAAGCTAG
- a CDS encoding thermonuclease family protein has translation MRKQIRWILPLLIIAAVLVSVGLHRAAQDNAAAGKNELSAKVVTVIDGDTFNARIDEHGRIERVRVIGIDTPELARAGSPDQPYAQKAKQQARTLLSSRRVLLRLDRANEQRSHRDKYGRLLAHVELPDGSDFSELMIEQGLAEVIRHFDYDQQLKQHYLEVEQQARDREIGIWANQHH, from the coding sequence ATGAGAAAACAAATCCGCTGGATTCTACCGCTGCTGATAATTGCCGCCGTGCTGGTCAGCGTCGGCCTGCATCGCGCTGCACAGGACAACGCCGCAGCAGGGAAAAACGAGCTTAGCGCTAAGGTCGTAACCGTGATAGACGGCGATACATTCAACGCTCGCATTGACGAACACGGACGGATCGAGCGCGTACGCGTAATCGGAATCGACACTCCGGAATTGGCCCGCGCCGGGAGTCCGGACCAGCCCTATGCCCAGAAGGCCAAGCAGCAGGCCCGCACTCTGCTTTCAAGCAGGCGCGTGCTGCTGCGTCTGGATCGGGCCAACGAGCAGCGCAGCCACCGCGATAAATACGGCCGACTGCTGGCCCATGTGGAGCTGCCCGACGGCAGTGACTTTTCCGAACTGATGATCGAGCAGGGACTGGCCGAGGTCATCCGTCACTTTGACTACGACCAGCAGCTCAAGCAGCACTATCTCGAGGTCGAGCAGCAGGCCCGCGATAGGGAAATCGGCATCTGGGCGAACCAGCACCATTGA